One window of Leopardus geoffroyi isolate Oge1 chromosome B3, O.geoffroyi_Oge1_pat1.0, whole genome shotgun sequence genomic DNA carries:
- the MIS18BP1 gene encoding mis18-binding protein 1 isoform X5, whose amino-acid sequence MIATPLKHPGIHLSSETSSQRRNMPMHAVFFDSIPAGTLTPVKDLAKYQNPSLKLNDHEKTHCLEMTNFNNKKIFHSTMLAETTSSNSSLDISVIKPNKDRLKNKANYESPGKIFQRMKEKVLRDKQEQTSGNSSLLEPLKSEKKIFTPKGDEKRVLQNTCVCEEKENNKSLQSDNISPRVQEVPLESSNSTFVPIKQKIQCQQEKKAPLHNLTYEIPFLNQEHENVSAAGFSNKTLPRTQLDKQILHSKENTFVTTKSKKDTFVLEGVDSIIEKSQNTTVETLNTNCVPVKNDDQLMVSDSKVATKRTSQQEIKEGNENSVPRETDLLGSMNDTCKIVLATPRFHITIPQKSKRNASNHSLPSTPQTLSNEVKEIKVVQLQEWMIKVINNNTAICVEGKLTDITNIYWHSNVIIERIKHNKLKTLSGNIYILKGMIDRISMKEAGYPNYLIRKFMFGFPEKWKEHIDNFLEQLRACEKKERKARQKQKTGKFISDVQKSAKNNARENQTDVLQRASTTYDIDCCHLELKNGKRRRLPAAPELNVCHDNCQNKPRLRLSDDQMHNTCQNGGENDLTNQEIIGMKAYEKLSSKKLENCERTNERIIKSQKQERTEESNVSIDILTLRQPFFLDEERKCMALNPKEAYILMTPLKSKKVIEQKCMKYNLSYSTIKAVTDFAVPKHQKESKSDLNETTSLISKPTKTFKNAFEFSEGHESKNKEDCSECDLLTVNQKIKISSPKKEQMVTSDFKKNARLLPKSKKIKNVSMSFYKQQSSSDLSSEESETEKGIRRKAAVAKKNTARNTEETVVHLRKSTRNTTRKIPVISESETEESESEFYIKQKKARCSAKENLQKSGIRNEFPVIEAIRSDETNRHPFECFPGLIQDEEWNEKELQKLHWDDCDKYVFRMQKEHKSKGGIVWGNIKKKTVETEFSTPTSRKKTLYNKELGEHSGIGKLFTNAMESLDEEEKDYYFSNSDSA is encoded by the exons ATGATTGCAACACCTTTGAAACATCCAGGAATTCATTTGTCTTCAGAGACATCTTCTCAAAGAAGAAATATGCCTATGCATGCAGTCTTTTTTGACAGCATTCCTGCAGGCACACTTACTCCTGTAAAAGATTTGGCAAAATATCAGAACCCCTCTTTAAAATTGAATGACCATGAAAAAACTCATTGCCTAGAAATgacaaattttaataataaaaaaatatttcattctaccATGCTAGCAGAGACTACCTCCTCTAACAGCTCTCTTGATATCAGTGTTATAAAGCCCAACAaggatagattaaaaaataaagcaaactatgAATCAccaggaaaaatatttcaaagaatgaaagaaaaagtactgCGTGACAAGCAAGAACAAACGTCAGGCAACAGTAGTTTGTTGGAACcactgaaaagtgaaaagaaaattttcactcCCAAAGGAGATGAGAAAAGAGTATTGCAGAATACCTGCGtctgtgaagaaaaggaaaacaacaaatcaCTCCAATCAGATAACATTTCACCAAGAG TGCAAGAAGTTCCTCTAGAATCATCAAATAGTACTTTCGTTCCGATAAAGCAAAAGATTCAATGTCAGCAGGAAAAGAAAGCACCTCTGCATAATTTAACTTATG AGATTCCATTTCTGAACCAAGAACATGAAAATGTTTCAGCTGCAGGATTCTCAAACAAGACATTACCTAGAACTCAGTTGGATAAACAAATTCTTCACTCAAAGGAGAATACATTTGTAACCACTAAGTCTAAAAAGGACACCTTTGTTTTAGAAGGTGTTGATTCTATCAttgaaaaatcccaaaatactaCTGTTGAGACTCTAAATACTAACTGTGTTCCTGTTAAAAATGATGATCAGTTAATGGTTTCTGATAGTAAAGTGGCAACAAAAAGGACTTCACAACAGGAAattaaggaaggaaatgagaactCAGTGCCCAGAGAAACCGATCTTCTGGGTTCCATGAATGATACATGTAAAATCGTGCTTGCAACTCCAAGATTTCATATAACAATAcctcagaaatcaaaaagaaatgcttcaAATCATTCTCTTCCAAGTACACCTCAAACTCTTTCAAATGAAGTTAAAGAAATTAAG GTGGTCCAACTACAGGAATGGATGATTAAAGTCATCAATAATAATACTGCTATATGTGTAGAAGGAAAATTGAC AGACATCACTAACATATATTGGCACAGTAATGTAATTATAGAACGGATTAAGCACAACAAACTTAAGACTTTATCAGgcaacatttatatattaaaagggATGATAGACCGGATTTCCATGAAAGAAGCAG GATATCCAAATTATCTCATAAGGAAGTTTATGTTTGGCTTTCCAGAAAAGTGGAAAGAGCATATTGATAATTTTCTAGAACAATTAAG GGCttgtgaaaagaaagagagaaaggccagacaaaaacagaaaactggaaaatttatcTCTGATGTACAAAAATCAGCGAAAAATAATGCAAGAGAAAACCAAACAGATGTTCTGCAAAGAGCCAGCACCACTTATGACATTGATTGTTGTCATTTGG AACTGAAAAATGGTAAGCGCAGGAGGTTGCCAGCAGCCCCAGAATTAAACGTGTGCCATGATAATTGCCAAAATAAACCACGATTAAGGCTCTCAGATGACCAAATGCATAATACTTGtcaaaatggaggagaaaatgaCTTAACTAATCAG gaAATAATTGGAATGAAAGCATACGAAAAGTTGTCTTCAAAGAAACTTGAAAATtgtgaaagaacaaatgaaaggaTAATTAAAAGTCAGAAGCAAG AGAGAACTGAAGAATCGAATGTATCCATTGACATTCTGACCTTAAGGCAACCGTTTTTCTTGGacgaagaaagaaaatgtatggcTCTTAATCCGAAGGAAGCTTATATTTTAATGACACCACTTAAATCTAAAAAAGTGATAGAACAAAAATGCATGAAGTATAATCTCTCTTATAGCACCATTAAAGCAGTTACAGATTTTGCAGTGCCAAAGCatcaaaaagaaagtaaatcagACTTAAATGAAACTACCAGTTTGATCAGTAAGCCCACAAAAACCTTCAAAAATGCATTTGAGTTTAGTGAGGGCCATGAAAGTAAAAACAAGGAAGACTGCAGTGAATGTGATTTACTCACTGTCAACCAGAAAATCAAAATATCTAGtcctaaaaaagaacaaatggtcACCTCTGACTTTAAGAAAAATGCAAGGTTGTTACCAAAAtcgaagaaaataaaaaatgtgtctATGTCATTTTACAAGCAGCAGTCCTCATCAGATTTGTCTAGTGAAGAGAGTGAAACAGAAAAGGGAATTAGAAGGAAAGCTGCAGTTGCTAAGAAAAATACAGCAAGAAATACTGAAGAAACAGTGGTTCACCTGaggaaaagcacaagaaacaccACAAGGAAAATCCCAGTGATTTCTGAATCTGAAACTGAAGAAAGTGAAAGTGAATTTTAtatcaaacaaaagaaagctagatGTTCTGctaaagaaaatcttcagaagtCTGGTATCAGGAATGAGTTTCCAGTTATTGAGGCGATCAGATCTGATGAGACAAACAGGCATCCCTTTGAATGTTTTCCTGGTTTAATTCAGGATGAGGAATGGAATGAGAAGGAATTACAGAAACTTCATTG